The Vicia villosa cultivar HV-30 ecotype Madison, WI linkage group LG1, Vvil1.0, whole genome shotgun sequence genome includes a region encoding these proteins:
- the LOC131617257 gene encoding transcription factor bHLH157-like, with amino-acid sequence MEMTMHVSLRNKLKTLCDYGDGWSYAILWRFHQKNPMLLNVEEAYYEEELREEIQKMVPLVHLLGEGIVGEAAFKGKYSWLHSVSCEDDFSMYQQFNSGLIKTIVAIPVKAFGVVQFGSRKKVLETMDFLDQAQSLLKEIDEVDMIKDSENAVLSMDFTNNDLDGLLASFSSENSCDWNLNSANEENYRDLREVFSPCGERITSLEFEENSCFDSLLQQFLSETMAQEVHDSSLASLQNIDDVLFQEKIQNSMDNVVTEVDLPSSSSIINGISNSLELVDMLEEFLKFGSVDDLCEWFAPSPDETTICKTMAQLEKTLSEPIEFNPICSDLGLAEKETSVVMHSSENDFLDNTELDLGIDQGGELWGNLLTPMVNAGTDNTAFSECVSELNTGTPTDNTRKRLFAELGIEELLRGEANYSNPFSRSTFENELSSNKKQMVEFSPTSRTEVHFANLTGSNLMLPVSDLEQSNSVLTKKDTFSKLQVGISVNDRNSINVKRAVPAHAKRPEQPAKHIKKKAKPGESTRRPKDRQLIQDCIKELRGIIPHGGKCSIDSLLDRTIRYMLFLGSVVKYADKLQEPNEPKLIDQANGVAPKDKNHGATWAFEVSNPTMLCPIIVEDMNPPGQMLIEMLCEDQGFFLEIVDMIRGFGLNILKAKMDSRKNKLWARFIVEANKHVTRIDVFWSLLHLLQQPNSGGIDSSDKHNNVIDVNRSN; translated from the exons ATGGAAATGACAATGCATGTTAGTTTAAGGAACAAGCTTAAGACTCTTTGTGATTATGGTGATGGTTGGTCTTATGCCATTTTGTGGCGGTTTCATCAAAAGAATCCTAT GTTGTTGAATGTGGAAGAAGCATACTATGAGGAAGAATTGAGAGAAGAGATTCAAAAAATGGTTCCACTAGTGCATTTGCTTGGTGAAGG AATTGTTGGTGAAGCTGCTTTCAAAGGAAAGTACAGTTGGTTGCATTCAGTTAGTTGTGAG GATGATTTTTCTATGTATCAACAATTCAACTCTGGATTAATTAAG ACAATTGTGGCCATACCGGTCAAGGCATTTGGAGTGGTACAGTTTGGATCCAGAAAGAAGGTTTTGGAGACAATGGATTTTTTGGATCAAGCACAAAGTTTGCTCAAGGAGATAGATGAAGTCGACATGATAAAGGACTCAGAAAATGCAGTTTTATCGATGGATTTTACGAATAATGATCTCGATGGATTGCTAGCTTCGTTTTCCTCTGAAAATTCATGTGATTGGAATCTCAATTCTGCTAATGAAGAAAATTATAGAGATCTGAGAGAAGTTTTTTCTCCTTGTGGAGAAAGGATCACATCTCTAGAATTTGAGGAAAATTCTTGTTTTGACTCATTGTTGCAACAGTTTTTATCTGAAACAATGGCACAAGAAGTTCATGATTCATCATTGGCCTCATTGCAGAATATAGACGatgttttgtttcaagaaaagATACAAAATTCAATGGATAATGTTGTGACAGAAGTTGATTTACCATCGAGTTCAAGTATAATAAATGGAATCTCGAATAGTTTAGAGCTGGTCGATATGTTGGAAGAGTTTTTGAAGTTCGGCTCCGTGGATGATCTTTGCGAATGGTTCGCTCCTTCTCCAGACGAGACTACTATCTGCAAAACTATGGCTCAATTGGAAAAAACTCTTTCCGAACCAATAGAGTTTAATCCTATTTGCTCTGATCTCGGCCTGGCAGAGAAAGAAACATCTGTTGTAATGCATAGTTCCGAGAATGATTTCTTGGACAACACGGAATTGGATTTGGGAATTGATCAAGGTGGCGAGTTGTGGGGGAACTTACTTACACCAATGGTGAATGCTGGTACTGATAATACCGCGTTTTCTGAATGCGTATCAGAGTTAAATACCGGTACACCGACCGATAATACACGGAAGAGGCTATTCGCAGAGTTAGGAATTGAAGAGCTTTTGAGAGGTGAAGCGAATTACAGCAATCCCTTTAGCAGATCTACTTTCGAAAATGAGTTATCGTCTAATAAAAAACAGATGGTAGAGTTTTCACCTACGAGTAGAACTGAAGTTCATTTCGCAAACCTTACCGGATCAAACTTGATGCTTCCTGTTTCTGACTTGGAACAGTCCAATAGTGTTTTAACTAAGAAAGATACATTCTCAAAACTACAAGTTGGAATATCGGTTAATGATCGAAACAGCATCAACGTTAAGAGGGCCGTTCCAGCACATGCGAAAAGACCTGAACAGCCTGCAAAGCACATCAAGAAGAAGGCTAAACCGGGGGAAAGCACTCGTCGGCCAAAAGATCGGCAGCTGATTCAAGACTGTATTAAAGAGTTGAGAGGAATCATCCCTCATGGAGGAAAG TGTAGCATCGATTCATTGTTAGACCGCACCATCAGATACATGCTTTTCTTAGGCAGTGTTGTCAAATATGCAGATAAATTACAAGAGCCTAATGAGCCAAAG CTTATTGATCAAGCAAATGGAGTGGCTCCAAAAGACAAAAACCATGGTGCTACATGGGCATTTGAAGTATCAAACCCAACAATGTTATGTCCAATTATAGTTGAGGACATGAATCCACCTGGCCAAATGCTTATCGAG ATGCTTTGTGAGGATCAAGGTTTCTTCCTTGAGATAGTCGACATGATTAGAGGTTTCGGGCTGAATATCTTGAAAGCAAAGATGGATTCAAGGAAGAATAAACTATGGGCGCGCTTTATCGTTGAG GCAAATAAACATGTTACAAGGATAGATGTGTTTTGGTCCCTTCTTCATCTTCTACAACAACCAAACTCCGGCGGAATCGATTCTTCTGATAAGCATAACAATGTTATTGATGTCAACCGTAGCAATTAA